Within Caproicibacterium argilliputei, the genomic segment ATCTCACAAGTGCATTACAATATTTTCAAAGTAGCCGCTGCATTGAACAGTCCGTCACGCTACGGAAGCTGGCGAGTTACCGAGAAGATAAAGACAATGCACATTGTGGCGCTTTTTTACTTGGCGCGTCCGGAACAAGTTGTTGTGAAGCAAAAAAAGAAACGGCTTCCATTCTCCTGCGCAAAAGGTTAGAATGAAAGTCGCTTGACAAATGTATGAAGTTAACGCTATAATACTAGCGAGTAACTGCATTTCACAAGTCATAACGGTTCGTGTTAAACCTTTATGGCGCATGGTTGCTGGACGTTTTGTGGACGTTCAACAGCCTGTGGTTTGCATATTCAATTTCTACTTACTTCGCCATAATACCATATTATGGCTTAGAAATCAAGTAGGAATTTTCCAACCGCCTGAAAAGGCGGTTTTTTCTTGCTCATTTTCTTTTGCTTTCCTGATTCCTATATCCATTATACAATGAGTACCTTTATATCACAAGCTGTAAAATCACTAAATCTGTAAGCTAAAAATTGTGCAATATATCAGTACCCTTATTTCACAGATTGTGTTATGCTTAAAATGAGAAATGGGGGATATTATGAAAACAAGTGAAGCGCAGCGACGAGCTGTCGACAAATATAATACTAATCATGATGATGTGAAGGTACGCTTTAAGAAAGGCTCCAGAGATGTTGTGCGCGCCTATGCGGTGGTGCACGGTTATAACTCTTTACAGGATTACATCAAGCAGCTGGTGCAGGCCGACTCCGGCATAGAGGTGTAAGTGCGACAATTTGTCGGACTTGCACTTGCATTTTCAAATCACTTTGGTATAATAAAGCTATCCTATAAATACAAATTTTGGTGATGAAAATGGATTGTTATCAAATATTGGGCGTTTCACCCGATGCAACACCGGAAGATATAAGAATAGCTTATCGAAATCTTGCAAAGAAATACCATCCAGATAATTATGTGGGTAATCCTTTAGCTGACCTTGCATCTGAAAAGATGAAGGAAATTAATCAGGCGTATGATGCAGTTAAATCAGGGGCAGCCAATCCTACTGCCGAAGATTCGTCCTCAGATGATTTTACAATAGATCCGTATGAGGTATTGGGCATTTCTCCTGATGCAACGGTGAATGATATTAAATTGGCTCATATAATGTATATGCTCCACCATAAGGGGGACGAAGAAGCTCTACGTATTGGGAAAATAGCATATGCCTTTCTTATGAAAGATTACCCTGACAGTGAAGATACAAATGACAGCGAGTATATGAACTATAATGATTCATATACTTATGAGACTTACGAACCGGAACAAATTACATATCACAGGAGAGATATAATTCACACGTTACCTGTACTTGATTTCCTACTATCAAGTGCA encodes:
- a CDS encoding DnaJ domain-containing protein, whose translation is MDCYQILGVSPDATPEDIRIAYRNLAKKYHPDNYVGNPLADLASEKMKEINQAYDAVKSGAANPTAEDSSSDDFTIDPYEVLGISPDATVNDIKLAHIMYMLHHKGDEEALRIGKIAYAFLMKDYPDSEDTNDSEYMNYNDSYTYETYEPEQITYHRRDIIHTLPVLDFLLSSAFFAIMTNVIFRIHPAFCFLIGIGVGIVLALIFMTRVGNWILSVIYSLIWGYVGFAFGCLLFNGDKIWMWTLFGIVTFFALLYHKTHSVSA